GAGAAAAGCACCTAAAAAAAACGGCTGCTTTGATTAAGGCTTCCGTAATGGGCCCAGCTCTGTTTCTGAGATCTGTTGATAACAGCGATAAGTTATTGAAATTAAACGAGTTTGGCGCATCGTTAGGCGTCTTGTATCAAATTGTTGATGATATTAATGATTCTTGTGATGAGGGCTCTTCTGTGGACAGAAAGTGCTCGTCGGATGTGAAGCTTGGTCGAGTAACTTATGTGAGTTTCTATGGACTTGAGACTGCTAGAGAGATGGCAAGCGAAGTTGCCAGGGAGGCGTGCTCAAAGCTTAGTGATTTTGGCCATAATGCGTGGTTTTTAAGATCCTTTTGTCGTTATGTTCTTGGGCGTTGTATTGCGACGCCATAAGAGCCTTGCGCGTTTTACATCATTGCGGCGTCTGGAACGTTGTCGACAATGAACTCAAGGATCAGTGGATTGGTTAGATTGGTATAAAGCGTAATATCGTCGTTACCGCACCCTTTAGATGAGGTGCCTGAAGATACCAGCCCCGCAACTACTAGTTCGCCATCGTAAAAGAGGAGAAGCGGGCCACCGGAATCTCCTGGGCAGGGGTTTGCACCACCATTTTTAGGGCTACTAAAGATGTGATTTTTGGTCGTGTCTGTAATTGTCACATTTCCAGCGGCTAGTAGGAATTCAGAGTTGTTTGAATTATCTTTTCCGTAGCCAGACACTATGCCTTCTTCGCCAATTGCTGGATTTCTGCTGGCGAGAATCGGAATTGCGTTAGCACCGAGATCGTTAAATGTCGTAATAATGGCAATATCGAAGAATAGCGCCTTATTGTCCAAATCGACTTGAAATTGTTGGTGTGTGCCAATTTTATCTACTTCAAAGGAAATATCGTCTACGCTTACAGTTACTAGTAATGCGTCTTGAAGGCAGTGTGCCGCGGTTAGTATGGTATTGTGGCCGACTACAATGCCGGAGCATGTTCCAGCGGTGAGTTTTGGCGAAAGGACTTGAATCTTTGCGATAGGAGAAGTTTCGACGTTGCAGACTTGGCCATTAAATATTTTCGCACCGATAGCCATACACGCGTCATACATGAAGTCCTCAGATGAGTTGCCGCCACATGCCGCGTAACTAGCTAAAATTATTATAAGTTGTGAAAGAAGCCAAAGTCTTTGCATGGATCAGTATTCCTAGGCGAATGTGTGATTACCGTAAATACTATACCCTTTATAGAAAGTAAGTTATACCGAGTGGCAGGAGTATATTTTTTTGTTCGATTGCAAAGCAGAGGAATTATGAAACAAGGATGGGGGCGAGTTATTTATTGTTTGTTGGCCATAGCAAGTTTTGTTGCATGTGGGGGAGGGGGTAGCGATAGTGGCGAAGGCGGTGGTGGATGCGAAGCTCTCAATGTTAAGGTTTTTAACGGAGAGACTTGCAGCGCGGATGCTCGATCCCCGGTCATTGCATTGTTCCCGATTGCGAGTGATGGAAGTCAAATATTTATGGCTGGAATCTGCACCGGCACATTAGTTACGGTAGACGACGTTCTTACGTCGGCACATTGCTTTATCAATCCTTTGCGCGATTATGGGACTCAGATTGTTGCCTTTGCTGCGGTAGTTGGTGGAAGTGAGATCGAAGTCATTGAAGTTTCAAATTTGTCCATACATCCATTTTATGATGGTTCGGTGGGAAGTCCATTTGATCTTGCTATGGCGACCCTCGCCGAGGTTCCTAGTCCGGCTATCGGGCCAGTGCCGATTCTTATTAGTCAGCTAACGGAAAGTGGACAACGCATGTCTACCTTTGGATATGGGACTAATAATCTTGGAGAGGTTGGAGTATTGAAGTCGGCGGAATTAGTCATAGATGAGGTTGTGGGTGATGGAGTTGGAGGAAATCTGCTAGCGTCGCTAGAGAGCTCGGGGGCAAGCATTTGTAATGGCGATTCGGGTGGACCAGTAATTCAGGTAATCGATGGAGTAGCGTCTGTCGTAGGTGTTAATAGCTTTGGTACTGTCCAGGCCGATCAGTGTGCGGTTGCTGGATCTCAGTTCAGCGGCTTTGTGGACTTGCAGTATCAGGCCGTCATAGATTTCATCGTTGGGTATGCATCCGATGTAACATTATCCTAGCTTAGGCAAGTGTAAAAAAGAAATTGCTGGGAGGCAGTAGTCTCCCAGCAATTCGATATTAGGTCTTAGCCATTGTGACGTCGAATTTATTAGTTGGTTTGACTTTTTTAAATACTCGTCCGCATGCGCAGGCCAAAGTGCTTACCGACTTATTGGTGGAGAAGGGTGGTGAGGTTCTCGAGTTTTCAACAATAGCAATTTCTGAGCCCGATTCTCTTATCAAGGGCCAAATGATACGCGAAATGGGAATATTAGAGCGCGACGATTGGGTGGTCTTTACTAGCGCCAATGGGATAGAGGTTACCGCGGAGCAGTTTACTAGAGCAAATGACAAAGCTAGCTTGCTAGCTTTGGAAGGTTTGCGCCGCTGTAAAATTGCAGTTATTGGCAAGAAGACAAAACTTTGCGCGTTGTCGCATGGTCTAAATGTCGATTACATAAGCGATGTAGCAAATTCTGAGGCTTTTGCTGAAAGTTTTAGGGAGTATCTCAATAGGGTTAGATATATCGACAAGGCGGATCAGTCGCCAATTAAAGTTCTGCTTTTGCGCGGAAAAATTGCTAGCTCTCATCTTCCCCAAGGCTTAACTGTTCCATGGATTACGTTGGTGTCTCTACCTGTCTATGATTTAAGAATGCCAGTGCATAGTAGTGAGGAGATTAGCGGGTTGGGGCGCTTTTTACAGATTTGCGAAGAAAAAGTGGTAGATTTTGCTCAGGCAAAAAGTCATCTGCACCATCATAAGATTGATATGATGATTTTTACTAGCTCACAGGCAGTGAAAAATTTTATCAGGATTATTGAAGAAGGCGATTTATGTTTGAAAGACAACTGGAAAGGCCTTCTGTCTAAGATTCCGGTAGCTGTGATAGGCCCGGAAACGGCGACTACGGTTGAAGAGTTAGGTTTATGCTTGGAAATAGTCGCCGAGGAAACGAGCATAGAAGCGTTAGTTGA
The window above is part of the Deltaproteobacteria bacterium genome. Proteins encoded here:
- a CDS encoding trypsin-like serine protease, with translation MQRLWLLSQLIIILASYAACGGNSSEDFMYDACMAIGAKIFNGQVCNVETSPIAKIQVLSPKLTAGTCSGIVVGHNTILTAAHCLQDALLVTVSVDDISFEVDKIGTHQQFQVDLDNKALFFDIAIITTFNDLGANAIPILASRNPAIGEEGIVSGYGKDNSNNSEFLLAAGNVTITDTTKNHIFSSPKNGGANPCPGDSGGPLLLFYDGELVVAGLVSSGTSSKGCGNDDITLYTNLTNPLILEFIVDNVPDAAMM
- a CDS encoding trypsin-like serine protease → MKQGWGRVIYCLLAIASFVACGGGGSDSGEGGGGCEALNVKVFNGETCSADARSPVIALFPIASDGSQIFMAGICTGTLVTVDDVLTSAHCFINPLRDYGTQIVAFAAVVGGSEIEVIEVSNLSIHPFYDGSVGSPFDLAMATLAEVPSPAIGPVPILISQLTESGQRMSTFGYGTNNLGEVGVLKSAELVIDEVVGDGVGGNLLASLESSGASICNGDSGGPVIQVIDGVASVVGVNSFGTVQADQCAVAGSQFSGFVDLQYQAVIDFIVGYASDVTLS
- a CDS encoding uroporphyrinogen-III synthase, with amino-acid sequence MTSNLLVGLTFLNTRPHAQAKVLTDLLVEKGGEVLEFSTIAISEPDSLIKGQMIREMGILERDDWVVFTSANGIEVTAEQFTRANDKASLLALEGLRRCKIAVIGKKTKLCALSHGLNVDYISDVANSEAFAESFREYLNRVRYIDKADQSPIKVLLLRGKIASSHLPQGLTVPWITLVSLPVYDLRMPVHSSEEISGLGRFLQICEEKVVDFAQAKSHLHHHKIDMMIFTSSQAVKNFIRIIEEGDLCLKDNWKGLLSKIPVAVIGPETATTVEELGLCLEIVAEETSIEALVDTIVDYYGSSVA